A section of the Candidatus Hydrogenedentota bacterium genome encodes:
- a CDS encoding ThuA domain-containing protein, with the protein MSDGIRVTLWNEGVHEKTLPRVAAIYPDGMHRAIGRSLEGKSGIASVRYAELADPEQGLSEEILAGTDVLTWWGHTAHDQVTEVNAARVQQRVLEGMGLIALHSGHMSKPFMRLMGTGCNLKWREHGENGEKERLWVVDPAHPIVEGMPDYFELPNTEMYGEPFGIPKPDDLVFISWFQGGEVFRSGCCWHRERGRVFYFRPGHETFPIYHNADVQRVIYNAVRWAAPVKMAQAPVQGNAQPLEPMP; encoded by the coding sequence ATGAGCGACGGCATCCGCGTGACCCTGTGGAATGAGGGCGTGCATGAGAAGACATTGCCCCGTGTGGCGGCGATTTATCCGGACGGCATGCACCGGGCCATAGGCCGGTCGCTGGAGGGGAAGTCCGGCATCGCATCGGTGCGCTACGCGGAATTGGCGGACCCGGAGCAGGGACTCTCGGAGGAAATTCTGGCAGGGACGGACGTCTTGACGTGGTGGGGCCACACGGCGCACGACCAGGTGACGGAGGTGAACGCGGCGCGGGTGCAGCAGCGGGTGCTGGAGGGGATGGGGCTCATCGCGCTGCATTCGGGGCACATGTCCAAGCCGTTCATGCGGCTGATGGGCACGGGCTGCAACCTGAAGTGGCGCGAGCACGGGGAGAACGGCGAGAAGGAGCGGCTTTGGGTGGTGGACCCGGCGCATCCGATTGTGGAGGGCATGCCGGACTATTTTGAGCTGCCGAACACGGAGATGTACGGCGAGCCCTTCGGCATCCCGAAGCCGGACGACCTGGTGTTCATCAGTTGGTTCCAGGGGGGCGAGGTGTTCCGGAGCGGCTGCTGCTGGCACCGGGAGCGGGGCCGGGTGTTTTACTTCCGCCCCGGCCACGAGACCTTCCCGATTTACCACAACGCGGATGTGCAGCGGGTGATTTACAACGCCGTGCGCTGGGCCGCGCCGGTGAAAATGGCGCAGGCGCCGGTGCAGGGGAACGCGCAGCCCCTGGAGCCGATGCCGTAA